The genomic interval ACGAGGTGGCTTCGTCCATAATCAGCACCGGCGCGTTTTTAAGAAACGCCCTGGCAATCGCAATCCGCTGCTTCTGACCGCCGGAGAGCCTCGCACCACGTTCACCGACCATCGTTTCGTAGCCTTCTTCAAACTGTGTGACAAAATCGTGTACAAAAGCGTGACGCGCGGCGGTTTCAACTTCTGCATCCGTCGCATTCTGCCGTCCCAGCCGGATGTTGTTGCGAATCGTATCGTTGAAAAGCACTGTATCCTGAGAAACGATTGAAACATGGGCACGCAAATCATTCTTCGAATAAGACCGTACATCTGTTCCGCCGATCCGTATACGGCCTTCATCCACATCGTAAAACCGCGGGATCAGGTTTACAAAAGTCGACTTGCCGGCACCGCTCGGGCCGACCAGCGCCACGGTGGTACCCGCCGGAATCGTCAGGTCAATATTCTTAAGCACCGGTTCATCTGCGTAGGCGAACGTGACATTCTCAAACCCGATTCCGGCTTTCCCCGGAAGAAACGGCACAGGGTTCTTTGCATTCAGCACAGTGTCTTCGGCGTGAAGTATATATTCGATACGTTTCACAGAAGCTTCCCCGACTTTGAGCAACCGGTGAATGGCACCCAGTTTTTTGATCGGGTCATAGGTCATGTACAGCGCTGTCAGCAACGGAAGAATATCCTGAATTCCCATGTTGGCTCGTGCCACATAGAAAATAGCCCCCGACACCCCGCAGGCGGAAATCCACTCAATCGTCGGAGCCAGCATATTGCCGTACTTTGCGGTCTTGATAGTATATACAGCCATCCGGTTCAGTAGCGCCGAAAAACGGGTGTTCTCCCGTTCCTGGAGATTGAAAGCCCGCACCTCACGCACCGCGCTGAGATTTTCATTCAGTGCGGTTGCAATATTTCCGGCGCTGTCCTGCAGCTGGCAGGCGCGGGCCAGCAGGCGCTTACCTACATAGCGGATCGGCAACACGCAAAGCGGAATAATGGCCAGCGCGAAAAGAATAAAGAGCATCTCTTTTTTCTGCACGGCCATATAAATCAAAGCTCCGATTGCCCCGATAAAGGCAATCGGCTGTTTCAGCAGCTCGTTCGAGAACTGGGTCACCACAATCTGCACCGTTGTCGCATCGCCATTGACCCGTGCCATCAGATCGCCAATTCGTGATTTCCCAAAAAAGGCCAGCGGCAGTTCCTGAAGTTTCCGGTAGAGCCGTTCCTGCAACTGAACCAGCACCCGCGCACCGCAGAAAGCAGCCAGATACTGATTAAAAAATTGACTGACTCCTTTTAATAGAAATGCCAAGGGAAGCATTCCGACCACTCCAGCCAGCATCCAACCCGTGGGCGGAGTTTCTCCGAACACCTTCGGCAGAATTTTATAGGCCATAAACGGAAACCCGAATCCGCCGACCGCGCCTGTAATCGTCCCGAAAATTAATGCCCCAGCAAAGTGCCACTTAACCGGTTTAAGCAGAACGAAATAAGGGGCAAACATCCGGAACAGTTGCGGAACTTTAAGATCAGCTTTTTTCATGGGGCAGGTTGTACCACGGAACTCGCTGAGGCTCCAAGCCTTTCACCTCACGCTTTTCCGGTGCGCATGCGGGCTTCGGCAGATACGGTGGTTCACCCGCCAGTAATGAATGAGAGCCGTTTTCATCATTTATAGGGCCACGATGAAGTTAAAGAAGAAACTGGAAGTGTACTCACCCGCTCGGCCAGCAGATAGGATTTTTCGCCGGGATAAACCACCCAGAGGTGAGCCATATCCAAGTCTGTAGTTGCACTTTTCATAGACGGGGTCAGCCGGGGTGCACTGCCATACTTCACCTCGACGGCCCAGTTTTGTCCCTTTGCCTGCCAAAAAAGACCCACCTCCGCACCGGAGTGTGTCGCCAAAAAAGAC from Kiritimatiellaceae bacterium carries:
- a CDS encoding ABC transporter ATP-binding protein, which produces MKKADLKVPQLFRMFAPYFVLLKPVKWHFAGALIFGTITGAVGGFGFPFMAYKILPKVFGETPPTGWMLAGVVGMLPLAFLLKGVSQFFNQYLAAFCGARVLVQLQERLYRKLQELPLAFFGKSRIGDLMARVNGDATTVQIVVTQFSNELLKQPIAFIGAIGALIYMAVQKKEMLFILFALAIIPLCVLPIRYVGKRLLARACQLQDSAGNIATALNENLSAVREVRAFNLQERENTRFSALLNRMAVYTIKTAKYGNMLAPTIEWISACGVSGAIFYVARANMGIQDILPLLTALYMTYDPIKKLGAIHRLLKVGEASVKRIEYILHAEDTVLNAKNPVPFLPGKAGIGFENVTFAYADEPVLKNIDLTIPAGTTVALVGPSGAGKSTFVNLIPRFYDVDEGRIRIGGTDVRSYSKNDLRAHVSIVSQDTVLFNDTIRNNIRLGRQNATDAEVETAARHAFVHDFVTQFEEGYETMVGERGARLSGGQKQRIAIARAFLKNAPVLIMDEATSSLDSESEEKVQLALNELVQGKTVILIAHRFSTIRMADRIIVMENGMVRASGTHAELYVADALYKSLYDKQFIE